ACGCGGTCGTCATCCGTTACATGGAGATGTTGTCCTTCACTTGGTTGATTGGATGATGTTCTTGATGAACGAGTTTGGTAATTCGTAGTGATGCCAAGAAACTTAACAAGACCCATAATAATTGCAGTGTTAACACGATCAAAACACCTGTCGATATGCCCCACTGTAACGTTTCGGACAAGGCAATCAGAGCTCCACCAACGCCAATGCTTACGCCCATATAGAAGGAATCCACAAATTGCAGATTCGCGGACATTTCGCCCTCTTTCCTGGGCAAGGCATGTTGTAAAGCAATGGCTGCCGTTGTAGGGTTGGCCAAACCAACACCGAACCCTGTAATCATTTGTGAGAGAAGGATGAGTATAATCCCGCCGTCCGTCAAAATAAGAGCCAGGATCACAAGTACAGTTCCAACGATCATAATCCCAATGCCCGTCATGACCCTACCCTTTCGGGCACGACCTTGATCTCGTGCATCAAGCTTGGCTTGTAACCACGCTGCGGCGGACCAGCTCAGGGAGCCTGCTGCTACAATGAGGCCGGCAAGGTCAGCTGATAACCCCTTCACTTCGGTTAGTGCCAAGATCACAAAACTTTCCGTTGTAAAATAACAAGCAACATATAGCCCTCTCGAAACCAAAGTAGCAGGCAACCCTTTTTTTACCGAAAAAGTCCCTACTGGCAGCAATTTACGCATTGGTGTGATCATGACGACTAACCCACCCAAAGTGAGTAATATACCTTTCCAATCGGTTATCATACCAAGTCCTGTGAGTAACAGCCCCGTTCCAACGGCAAGCAGAATCGCATACATAATCTTTGAGTCGGTTGCTCGAGCTGGACCTGACAGATCTTGCTGAAGCTGCAAATTACGGAAAGAACGGAATGTGAGACTCAACGCTATTCCAATCAACGGTAAAACGATCCAGAAAACATATCGCCACGAGATGTAGGAAGCTATAAGGCCTGCTGCATAAGGTCCAATTAAGGTAGGCAGGACAAATGCCAGGGAGAATGCGGCCAGGATTTGAGTACGAAGTGTATCTGGATAATGTAACGTCACACAGGTATAAACACATGTGATCAGGGCCCCCGCTCCAAAACCTTGAAGGGCTCTTCCAGCAATAAGCATGTGCATATCGAAAGAGATCGCGGAGACCACAGTTCCTAACACAAAAACACTAAAAGATATCAGCATGGATGTAAAAACGCCGCGCTTGTCAATCTGCTGACCCATAACCAAAGTTCCAATAAGCTGAGATAACAAAAATGCACTGAAGATCCAACCGTATAAATGAATGCCCTCTAAACTTTGTGCCATTTTCGCGGCAATCGTCGTGATAGCCAGTCCTTCGAAAGCTACGGTTGACAGAACCAGCATAATCCCAATTGTAGGCGCCCTGTACTGAGCATCAAAAATCCCAATCTGATTGTTGTTTGTCTTCTACACCTCCATAATTTGATGGATATTATGGTAAAATAAACCTTTTTACATCCTGAATATACATGAAGTGTTATACTTTGTAAAGTTAAATGTTTAAAAAGTGAGATTAGGGTCTAGAATAGGGTTGCCATGTTCAATAGGAGATTTTGCTTGAAAATATGCCATTTTCATTACAGTCAATTTGGAGAAGTTCATCCTCCAGGATCCAGGCATCTGTTTTTTCAACAAAGAAATGAAATCCTCCGATGGATTGAACCAATGCGGGATCGACCGGTGTAGCACTCGCATTTATGCCAATGGTAAAAGCATCGGAGCCTCCTCCAACATATTTGGCGTAAATCCTTACATATTGGTCCTCTTCCAATTCCCATTCATTCTTAAATGAATCGATTGCTTGGTCAGATATTACAAATGAGATCATTGCTCTGCACTCCTTCCTTCAGTTCAGTCACATTTTTTCACTTCGCCACGATAATTGGCCATTCTGAAACTGGCCCCGCATCCACACGAAACTTTGGCATTTGGATTATTCATGGTGAATCCGCCTAACATTCCGCTCTCTTCATAGTCAATCTCAAGACCATCAATATATGGAATACTGTTTGCGTGAACCAATATCCTAAATTGCTTTTTATTTAACACAATGTCTTCTTCTGCCTGCTGTTCATCCACGATAAGGGTATAAGACAAACCACTGCATCCCCCTTCATCAACGCCTACTCTAAGGAAGGCATTTTGGATATCCGCACTTGATAAGATCTCAACGATTTTGTCCGATGCTGAATCACTGACCTCAATGATCATCTTTATTCCTCCCGGTGGTATCATTTTGAAATTTGGTATCCCAGTCCATTAGACAGGGTATGAATGTCGCAAGAGCAGCTCCTTTTGGCGTAAGTTCATAAATAATTTGTGTAGGACGTGTCAGTATTGTTCTTTTGACCAAATGATCATGTTGAAGACCCTTTAAACGTCTGGAGAGGATCATTTCGGAAATGGAAGGAATGTTATCGAATATTTCACCGAATCTCTTCGGGCCTTGAGAAAGAGCACACAAAATATGGATCGTCCATTTCGTTCCGATGATGCGATAAGCTGTAAATAGTTTATTCGGATCTTCAGTGAGCAATGGTCTGTACACCCACTTTCTTATTCATCCGCGTGGTGAGATCCGAGTGCTGGCAATGATACTCGTGACGATTAACAAGAGATGGAAACCCATGGCTACAATTAAGCCGGATTGAAGTGACATACCGCCAGCCTGACACACGACAAGAATGGAACCACCAATACCGATCACTACACCAGGTGTAAAAGAATCTGCAAATTGCAGATTTGCCGAGGTTTGGCCCACGCCTTCTTCCCCCGTTTGGGAAAATGCGACAACACCACTAATCGGATGCGCCAATCCAATACCAACTCCTGCAATGATCTGACCAATAACTGCAATGGTAACGGTCACAACAGGTACCCAAAATACGATGGCAATCCCTATGGCAAGTAACAATACGCCAAGAATAATTCTCATATGACGTCCACTGCCCTGATCTGCCGCATCCCACCGTCCTTGCAGATACGCAATGATACACCAACTTAATGCAGCACTCGCCACAATTAATCCGGCCTGAGAAGGTGTAATTCCTTTCACATCGATTAGAGCCAATACCAAGAAATTCTGTGTACTAGTATAGGCAGCGAAGAACAAGCCACGTGTTGCCAAAATAGCTGGCATTCCTCTGCGCAACGTAAGTGTTCCCTTCGGTAGCAATTTACGGAGCGGAAATAACATCAAAACTAGGCCAATCACGACTAAAACAAATCCCATAATGCTCGGAAGCATACTTAGACCAACCAGGAAAATCCCTGTACCTAACGTTAAGAGTAACGCCATCCAAGTGGATGAAGATCCGCTATCTCCTCCCGTCTTCTGCACTTTCAATTTCCTAAAGGCAGGTAAACTAAGCAATGCTGAAACCACTAGCACAGGTAAGATCCCCCAGAAAACAAAGCGCCAGGACCACTGATCTGCGATAAGGCCGGCTACATATGGACCAAGCATGGACGGAAGAACATAGGCTGTACCAAATGCTCCAAGTATTTTGGCACGTAACTCATCCGGGTAACTTAAGGATATAGCCGTATATACACAAGTCATCATAGCTCCGGCACCCAAACCCTGCAGGGCCCGTGATCCTATCATGGTATACATGTCGCCTGCGGTTGCGGCAGCGATCAGCCCTACGATAAACAACAGAAGTGCAAAAGTGAACGGTGCTGCAGGTCCTCTTTTATCAATGATCCGACCGACGACCAGCGTCCCGATAATCTGCGCAAGCAGATATGTACTGAATATCCATCCGAACAGGCTAAGGCCGTTCAAGTCTCCAGCAATCGAAGGAGCAATGGTGGTTACGGATAGACCTTCGAATCCAACGGCCATCACTGATAAAATAATCCCTATGGTTAGTGCAAAATAACGCGGGCTGAAAATACTTTGATGATTAGACGACATGAAATGTGACCTCCAAGAAAATTGGTATGTATACATCGTATCCGGATACTTAGTAAACATTTTTGTTTATAATGTCTAAGCTACAGTTCGGCTTTGACTTTGTCAACATTTTTGTTTAAAATGTAGTTAATCATAAAGATTCAGTTGCGTCACAAGGAGGTGCACCATGAGCGAAAATCAAACTAAAAAGGATATCTCGACCAGTACCCGGAGAGCAATCATTAATCTGTTAAAAGAGCGCGGAGGAATGGATGTTGTCACTCTCTCCTCTCAGTTTTCGTTATCCGGAATGGCTATTCGTCAACATCTGAATGCGCTAAAAGGAGAAGGATTGGTTACCACTGTGGAAGAGGCCCGTCCCATGGGTCGTCCCACCAAGTTATGGATATTAACTCCCGCGGCTAATCGTTTTTTCCCAAGTGGATATTCCGATTTATCCGTCAGTCTCATCAATTCGATGAAAGAAGCTTTTGGTACTGAAGGGCTGGACAAGCTGCTGGATGTTCGAAATAAAAAAATGCAAGAACAATATCTTCAGCATCTTGGCGATTCATCAGGAGTTAGAGAGAGATTGGAGAAATTGGCCGAAATTCGCACCAATGAAGGTTATATGGCCGAGGTTAAGGAGCAGGATGATGGTAGTCTCCTATTCATTGAGAAGCATTGTCCGATCTGTGAAGCGGCCGCGGTATGTACCGGGTTATGCAAGAATGAGTTACATTTATTCAAAACAGTTCTAGGCGATAATGTTCATATTGAACGGGGAGAATACATTCTAGCCGGAGGAAGAAACTGCGTATACACCGTTAGACAAAATAAGCCATGACCAAAAGAGCAACCTCATTGGAGATTGCTCTTTTGGTTTGGATTCTGAACTGATTAGAACGATGCAGATTTCTCTAAAGTATCCTTCACTATACCAGTTATTTCTAACTCCTTCATAATCGTATGTACCCGATTATGTAATTTTGAATTTAGGTAGAGTATAGTAAGAGTGTTGAAAATATACTCTAGGAGGCTACAGCCATGTCACAAAAAATCTGGATGAACCTGCCGGTGAAAGATGTTGTGAAATCCACTACCTTTTTTAATGAGATTGGATTCCATGGGGAGAATGTTGGCAACGAGAGAGCCCAGCTTGTCATAGGCTCAACAACGATTCTCCTGTTTCCGGATGCAACGTTTGAGAAATTTACAGGGGCCAAAACCGCAGATACTTCCCATAGCGCAGAAGTGATATTTTCCATTGGTGCTGACAGCAGAGAAGAAGTTGATGCTTTTATTGAAAAAGTCGAGTTAGCTGGAGGAACCATCTTTGGAAAGCCGGGTGAAATAGACGGCTGGATGTATGGGGCAGGATTTGCCGACCTGGACGGTCACCGCTGGAACCTGTTGTATATGGATGAGAGCAAAATGCCTAAGAACTAATATGTAAACGCCGGTCCTTGTTTAAGGTCACTGGCGCTGAAGCTTCCGATAAAATCATTTTCCTGATCCTCCAACAACAAATAATGATAACAACAATCTGTCTATAATAATGGCTAGTTTTGTTATCATTATTTGTTAGTTTACATATTCATTCACCACCCGATAATCCTCGTTACTTTCTCCATCTCTTCACACGTCTACTTCTCATGTTCCTTTATCACTTGTTCGATCCCGAGCAAAATAAGCTTCAAGCCGAACTCGAAAGCTCCGTCAGTTCCCATCACCTCAAACAGACCGTTCTTATACATCCTGCTGAAAAGTCCAGCTTCCTTCTCACTCATAGAATCCAGAAGGTGGATCATCTCTTCACCCTGAAGTGCTTCCTGGTCCTTAAGAACAGCAGAGATATTGCGCTGATGCTGATAATCGTCCAGTACGAAATAGAATACATAGTTGACCAGTGTAAGAACGGCCTGTAATTTCTGCTCTTGCTCTAGTGGTGTTGATTCCATGCAGAGCAACATGCGGTTGGTGAAGCGGATCATGTCCGGTTCATGGGGCAGCGTCATCATCATAAGCTGTGTGGAGCACGGGTATCTGCTGAGCACACTCCGTACCGTCACCGCAAGCCCCTCCATCTGCTCCTTCCAGTCCCCTTCAGCTTGAAACTCGTCCAGAATAATTTTCGATATTTGATTGGCCAGCCGTTGGTAGAGTGTCTGCTTGCTCTTGAAGTACCAGTATAGAGATGGAGCCTGTATCCCCAACTTGTCTGCCAAGCGTCTCATGCTGAATTTCTCGATGCCCTCTTCCCCGAGAAGCTCCCACGAAATTTCCAAAATCTTATCTTCTGAAATCTGAGGCTGTTGTTTTTTCATCGGTATCCGCCCTTTAATCTAACAGTGTAAGTTTATGCTTTACAGGTTCATACGTTCATGATAACATCTAACACTGTAAGGTTCAATCTAACAGTGTTAGATTGAATCAAAATTAACGAAGAAGGTAGTGACCCACATGGATGCAGAAAACCTCCATTACTTTGAAAAAGCACCAATCGCCAAAGCCGTAGCTCACTTTGCTGTCCCAATGATGCTAGGCACGTCAATGAGTGTTATTTACTCCATCTTGAATGCCTATTTCCTTGGCACACTGGGTAACACGGCAATGTTAACCGCACTCGCACTGACTTTACCGTTATTT
The nucleotide sequence above comes from Paenibacillus sp. W2I17. Encoded proteins:
- a CDS encoding iron-sulfur cluster assembly accessory protein, with translation MIIEVSDSASDKIVEILSSADIQNAFLRVGVDEGGCSGLSYTLIVDEQQAEEDIVLNKKQFRILVHANSIPYIDGLEIDYEESGMLGGFTMNNPNAKVSCGCGASFRMANYRGEVKKCD
- a CDS encoding MFS transporter → MLVLSTVAFEGLAITTIAAKMAQSLEGIHLYGWIFSAFLLSQLIGTLVMGQQIDKRGVFTSMLISFSVFVLGTVVSAISFDMHMLIAGRALQGFGAGALITCVYTCVTLHYPDTLRTQILAAFSLAFVLPTLIGPYAAGLIASYISWRYVFWIVLPLIGIALSLTFRSFRNLQLQQDLSGPARATDSKIMYAILLAVGTGLLLTGLGMITDWKGILLTLGGLVVMITPMRKLLPVGTFSVKKGLPATLVSRGLYVACYFTTESFVILALTEVKGLSADLAGLIVAAGSLSWSAAAWLQAKLDARDQGRARKGRVMTGIGIMIVGTVLVILALILTDGGIILILLSQMITGFGVGLANPTTAAIALQHALPRKEGEMSANLQFVDSFYMGVSIGVGGALIALSETLQWGISTGVLIVLTLQLLWVLLSFLASLRITKLVHQEHHPINQVKDNISM
- a CDS encoding metalloregulator ArsR/SmtB family transcription factor encodes the protein MSENQTKKDISTSTRRAIINLLKERGGMDVVTLSSQFSLSGMAIRQHLNALKGEGLVTTVEEARPMGRPTKLWILTPAANRFFPSGYSDLSVSLINSMKEAFGTEGLDKLLDVRNKKMQEQYLQHLGDSSGVRERLEKLAEIRTNEGYMAEVKEQDDGSLLFIEKHCPICEAAAVCTGLCKNELHLFKTVLGDNVHIERGEYILAGGRNCVYTVRQNKP
- a CDS encoding VOC family protein; its protein translation is MSQKIWMNLPVKDVVKSTTFFNEIGFHGENVGNERAQLVIGSTTILLFPDATFEKFTGAKTADTSHSAEVIFSIGADSREEVDAFIEKVELAGGTIFGKPGEIDGWMYGAGFADLDGHRWNLLYMDESKMPKN
- a CDS encoding HesB/YadR/YfhF family protein, yielding MISFVISDQAIDSFKNEWELEEDQYVRIYAKYVGGGSDAFTIGINASATPVDPALVQSIGGFHFFVEKTDAWILEDELLQIDCNENGIFSSKISY
- a CDS encoding winged helix-turn-helix transcriptional regulator; protein product: MYRPLLTEDPNKLFTAYRIIGTKWTIHILCALSQGPKRFGEIFDNIPSISEMILSRRLKGLQHDHLVKRTILTRPTQIIYELTPKGAALATFIPCLMDWDTKFQNDTTGRNKDDH
- a CDS encoding MFS transporter is translated as MSSNHQSIFSPRYFALTIGIILSVMAVGFEGLSVTTIAPSIAGDLNGLSLFGWIFSTYLLAQIIGTLVVGRIIDKRGPAAPFTFALLLFIVGLIAAATAGDMYTMIGSRALQGLGAGAMMTCVYTAISLSYPDELRAKILGAFGTAYVLPSMLGPYVAGLIADQWSWRFVFWGILPVLVVSALLSLPAFRKLKVQKTGGDSGSSSTWMALLLTLGTGIFLVGLSMLPSIMGFVLVVIGLVLMLFPLRKLLPKGTLTLRRGMPAILATRGLFFAAYTSTQNFLVLALIDVKGITPSQAGLIVASAALSWCIIAYLQGRWDAADQGSGRHMRIILGVLLLAIGIAIVFWVPVVTVTIAVIGQIIAGVGIGLAHPISGVVAFSQTGEEGVGQTSANLQFADSFTPGVVIGIGGSILVVCQAGGMSLQSGLIVAMGFHLLLIVTSIIASTRISPRG
- a CDS encoding TetR/AcrR family transcriptional regulator C-terminal domain-containing protein; its protein translation is MKKQQPQISEDKILEISWELLGEEGIEKFSMRRLADKLGIQAPSLYWYFKSKQTLYQRLANQISKIILDEFQAEGDWKEQMEGLAVTVRSVLSRYPCSTQLMMMTLPHEPDMIRFTNRMLLCMESTPLEQEQKLQAVLTLVNYVFYFVLDDYQHQRNISAVLKDQEALQGEEMIHLLDSMSEKEAGLFSRMYKNGLFEVMGTDGAFEFGLKLILLGIEQVIKEHEK